The Geobacter sp. AOG2 genome includes a window with the following:
- the mfd gene encoding transcription-repair coupling factor, with protein sequence MISSLTTAQPPQIVDCLAALRRGERRIVLPGLKGSAAAYAVAGLLGSSSQNLLVITADQEAADEFSRELAFFSSDPAPLSFPAWDSAPFSAASPHPDISGARLDALSRMHGNQAQVVVLPVAAALQKVLPRSLFNQVSCYLVAGEEFEREELLAKLVRLGYSSVPLVEDRGTFAVRGGILDIFPPNLGTPVRIEFFGDTVETMRAFDPLTQRSLQPVDELVLLPSRELLLTDEVLENIAPRLKERCDALDIPADRRRLILEDLRNAVYFQGIEYLQPLLHPGLETLFDYAPAAALVLLDPEAVRDAAARFADEVVAGESKASSTGLPHSPSEELYLGAGELDDIMAGKSRLEMSGLALDDTGGATTITIPCEDNAGLRVSVSKETTHALAPLSQTLRGWLDQGFRILIACHQRPQAERLKELLAPYGIPCSTSEGTFSVESAGDPSPAGVTLIMGEISRGFRLPSSRLALIAEEELFGKRVKRRGLSEVRKKQILASLAELKPGDYMVHVDHGIGLYRGLQHVSIAGIGGDFLLLEYAGGDKLYLPMDRLGLVQRYVGPEGSQPGLDKLGGTSWEKSKGKAKKDIEELAGELLDIYAKRQICEGFSFSPPDEMYREFEASFAWEETPDQLSAIQDVLADMQHSRPMDRLVCGDVGYGKTEVALRGAFKAALDGKQVGILVPTTILAQQHYETFHERLKEYPVTVEVISRFRTPKEQKELLERLRKGDIDIIIGTHRLLQKDVAFKDLGLLIIDEEQRFGVKDKERLKAFRAVVDVMTLTATPIPRTLYMSMMGIRDLSIIDTPPVDRLAVKTFVARFSEELIREAVMRELRRGGQVFFVHNRVQTIAKRLEQLAAIVPEARIAVGHGQMNEHELEKVMLGFMHGETNVLLCTTIIESGLDIPNANTLIIDHADKFGLSQLYQLRGRVGRSTQRGYAYLLIPGEGSISGDARERLRILQDISELGAGFRIATHDMEIRGAGDMLGSRQSGTVVEIGFELYNQMLEETICRLRGEEMIERVEPEINLKVPAFIPEAYIKETGQRLVIYKKLTQAENEEDILEVQNEVSDRFGAYPLATSYLFEIMKLRILLKRLLVRQIDYDGKSIIVSFHPRTPAPPDTIIAMMRNEPKKYQFTPDYRLVAAITGSAFEDILGTTRKLLLRLLPSA encoded by the coding sequence ATGATCTCTTCCCTCACAACCGCTCAACCGCCTCAAATCGTCGACTGCCTGGCCGCCCTGCGCAGGGGCGAGCGACGCATCGTGCTGCCGGGCCTGAAGGGCTCCGCAGCGGCGTATGCCGTTGCCGGCCTGCTCGGTTCCTCCTCTCAAAACCTATTGGTCATTACCGCCGATCAGGAGGCCGCCGACGAATTCAGCCGTGAACTGGCCTTTTTCAGCAGCGACCCGGCACCGCTCTCCTTCCCTGCCTGGGACAGCGCTCCCTTTTCGGCTGCATCCCCCCATCCCGACATCTCCGGAGCGCGACTCGACGCCCTCTCCCGCATGCACGGCAACCAGGCGCAGGTGGTGGTGCTGCCGGTGGCGGCGGCCCTGCAAAAAGTCCTGCCCCGCTCCCTTTTCAATCAGGTTTCCTGTTACTTGGTGGCCGGAGAAGAGTTCGAGCGGGAAGAGCTTTTGGCCAAACTGGTCAGGCTCGGCTACTCAAGCGTCCCGCTAGTTGAGGACCGGGGCACCTTTGCCGTTCGGGGCGGCATCCTGGACATCTTCCCTCCCAATCTGGGCACGCCGGTCAGGATCGAGTTCTTCGGCGACACGGTAGAGACCATGCGCGCCTTCGACCCCCTTACCCAGCGCTCCCTCCAGCCGGTGGACGAGTTGGTGCTGCTCCCGTCCCGGGAGTTGCTCCTCACCGACGAGGTGTTGGAGAATATCGCACCGCGGCTAAAAGAGCGCTGCGACGCTCTGGACATCCCGGCCGACCGGCGGCGCCTGATCCTGGAGGACCTGCGCAACGCGGTCTATTTCCAGGGCATCGAGTACCTCCAGCCGCTCCTGCACCCCGGCCTGGAAACGCTCTTCGACTACGCGCCGGCCGCCGCGCTGGTTCTGCTCGACCCCGAGGCTGTCCGCGATGCCGCGGCCCGGTTCGCCGACGAGGTCGTCGCTGGCGAAAGCAAGGCCTCCAGCACCGGCCTGCCCCATTCGCCGTCGGAGGAACTCTACCTGGGCGCCGGAGAACTGGACGACATCATGGCCGGCAAGAGCCGCCTGGAGATGTCGGGGCTGGCCCTGGACGACACGGGCGGGGCTACAACTATTACCATTCCGTGCGAGGATAATGCCGGCCTGCGGGTGTCCGTCTCCAAGGAGACCACCCATGCCCTGGCCCCTCTCTCCCAGACCCTGCGGGGGTGGCTCGACCAGGGCTTCCGCATCCTCATCGCCTGTCATCAGCGTCCTCAGGCCGAGCGCCTCAAGGAGTTGCTCGCCCCCTACGGCATCCCCTGTTCCACCAGCGAGGGGACCTTTTCCGTAGAATCAGCCGGCGATCCGTCTCCCGCCGGCGTAACCCTGATCATGGGGGAGATCTCTCGTGGTTTCCGCCTCCCTTCCTCACGTCTGGCCCTGATCGCCGAAGAGGAATTGTTCGGAAAGCGGGTCAAGCGGCGGGGTCTCTCCGAGGTGCGCAAGAAACAGATTCTGGCCTCCCTGGCCGAGCTCAAGCCGGGCGACTATATGGTCCATGTGGACCACGGCATCGGCCTGTACCGGGGCCTCCAGCATGTCAGCATCGCCGGCATCGGCGGCGACTTCCTGCTTCTGGAGTATGCCGGCGGCGATAAACTCTATCTGCCCATGGACCGGCTGGGGCTGGTGCAGCGCTATGTGGGACCCGAGGGGAGCCAGCCGGGGCTGGACAAGCTAGGGGGCACCTCGTGGGAGAAGTCCAAGGGAAAGGCCAAAAAGGATATCGAGGAGTTGGCCGGAGAACTGCTGGATATCTATGCCAAGCGCCAGATCTGCGAAGGTTTCTCCTTTTCGCCCCCGGACGAGATGTACCGGGAGTTTGAGGCCTCTTTCGCCTGGGAGGAGACCCCCGACCAACTCTCCGCCATCCAGGATGTGCTGGCCGACATGCAGCACTCCCGGCCCATGGACCGGCTGGTATGCGGCGATGTCGGATACGGCAAGACCGAGGTGGCCCTGAGGGGCGCCTTCAAGGCCGCCCTGGACGGCAAACAGGTGGGTATCCTGGTGCCGACCACCATCCTGGCCCAGCAGCACTACGAAACCTTCCACGAACGGCTTAAGGAGTATCCGGTCACGGTGGAGGTCATCTCCCGCTTCCGCACCCCCAAGGAACAGAAGGAACTTCTGGAGCGCCTCAGAAAAGGCGACATCGACATCATTATCGGCACCCACCGTCTGTTGCAGAAGGATGTGGCCTTCAAGGACCTGGGACTTCTGATCATCGACGAAGAACAACGCTTCGGCGTCAAGGACAAGGAGCGGCTCAAGGCGTTCCGCGCCGTGGTGGACGTCATGACCCTGACCGCCACCCCGATCCCCCGCACCCTGTACATGTCGATGATGGGCATCCGCGACCTGTCCATCATCGACACCCCTCCGGTGGACCGCCTGGCCGTCAAGACCTTCGTGGCCCGTTTCTCCGAGGAGTTGATCCGGGAGGCGGTTATGCGCGAACTGCGCCGCGGGGGCCAGGTCTTTTTTGTCCACAATCGGGTCCAGACCATCGCCAAGCGCCTGGAACAGCTCGCTGCCATCGTGCCCGAGGCGAGGATCGCCGTGGGGCACGGCCAGATGAACGAACACGAATTGGAAAAAGTCATGCTCGGCTTCATGCACGGGGAGACCAACGTGCTCCTCTGCACCACCATCATCGAATCGGGCCTGGACATTCCCAACGCCAACACCCTGATCATCGACCATGCCGACAAGTTCGGCCTGTCCCAGCTCTACCAGTTGCGCGGCCGGGTGGGGCGTTCGACCCAGCGGGGTTACGCCTACCTGCTCATACCGGGCGAGGGTTCCATCAGCGGCGATGCCCGGGAACGCCTGCGCATCCTCCAGGATATCTCCGAACTGGGTGCAGGGTTCCGCATCGCCACCCACGACATGGAGATCCGCGGGGCGGGGGACATGCTGGGGAGCCGCCAGTCCGGCACCGTGGTGGAGATCGGCTTCGAACTGTACAACCAGATGCTGGAGGAGACCATCTGCCGCCTGCGGGGCGAGGAGATGATCGAACGGGTCGAGCCGGAGATCAACCTCAAGGTGCCGGCCTTCATCCCCGAGGCGTACATCAAGGAGACCGGCCAACGTCTGGTGATCTACAAAAAACTGACCCAGGCCGAGAACGAGGAGGATATACTGGAGGTGCAGAACGAGGTGAGCGACCGTTTCGGCGCCTACCCGCTGGCCACCTCCTACCTGTTCGAGATCATGAAGCTGCGCATCCTTCTGAAACGCCTGCTGGTGCGGCAGATCGACTACGACGGCAAGAGCATCATTGTCTCCTTCCACCCCCGCACCCCGGCCCCGCCGGACACCATCATCGCCATGATGCGCAACGAACCGAAGAAGTACCAGTTCACCCCCGACTACCGTTTGGTGGCGGCCATCACCGGCAGCGCCTTCGAGGACATCCTGGGCACGACCCGCAAACTGCTGCTCCGCCTTCTGCCGTCTGCCTAG
- a CDS encoding MXAN_5187 C-terminal domain-containing protein has product MGLAEDFATLEQMLADLVLRYDQYFSGLEKREPLPLRAEVERAVRRHTGTPINNTMLKHKFTTLVARLNTYREHWNRILRLMEEGKYSRDRFISDLHQRQRGVAPSARNVAARPGPDNEIERVYREYCEARKSCNLPVDGISRDQIRAAIEKQKPTLTGKLGTDDLSFRVVVENGKPKIKAGLRK; this is encoded by the coding sequence ATGGGGCTTGCCGAGGATTTTGCAACACTTGAACAAATGCTGGCCGACCTCGTCCTCCGCTACGATCAGTATTTTTCGGGCCTGGAAAAACGGGAACCGCTGCCCTTGCGCGCCGAGGTAGAGAGGGCGGTGCGGCGCCATACCGGTACTCCCATCAACAACACCATGCTCAAGCATAAATTTACCACCCTGGTAGCCCGTCTCAATACCTACCGCGAACACTGGAATCGTATCCTCAGGCTTATGGAAGAGGGCAAATACTCCCGAGATCGCTTCATCAGCGACCTTCACCAGAGGCAGCGCGGCGTTGCCCCGTCGGCAAGGAACGTGGCCGCGCGGCCGGGGCCCGACAACGAGATCGAACGGGTCTACCGAGAATACTGCGAGGCCCGCAAAAGCTGCAACCTGCCGGTGGACGGCATCAGCCGCGACCAAATCCGGGCTGCCATTGAGAAGCAGAAGCCTACCCTCACGGGCAAGCTGGGAACCGACGATCTGAGCTTCCGGGTGGTGGTGGAGAACGGCAAACCCAAAATCAAAGCCGGACTGAGAAAATGA
- a CDS encoding pyruvate, water dikinase regulatory protein: MKTIYVLSDSTGETAERVIKAALSQFYEEDVKVHRLFQIRSQSDLQQALAVVVRDPGMLVYTLVDPHLSEAVERVAEEHGLIVVDLLSSLIYNMSRYLGAPSREIPGLLHRIDTEYHKRVEAVDFTVKHDDGQEPRHLYKADLVLVGVSRSSKTPLSMYLAHKGYKVANVPLVKGIAPPEELFQIDQTKIVGLVIDTRRLVEIRTSRLLNMRQSPRGSYADYQQVEDEVEYCKRLYRQHPDWMTIDVTNKSVEEAASEIMRRMDELSAY, translated from the coding sequence ATGAAAACCATTTACGTTCTTTCCGACTCGACCGGCGAGACCGCCGAGCGGGTAATCAAGGCGGCTCTCTCCCAATTCTACGAAGAGGACGTCAAGGTCCATCGCCTGTTCCAGATCCGCTCCCAGAGCGATTTGCAGCAAGCTCTGGCGGTGGTGGTGCGCGATCCCGGGATGCTGGTCTATACCCTCGTGGACCCGCATCTTTCCGAGGCGGTTGAACGGGTTGCCGAGGAACATGGCCTGATCGTGGTCGACCTGCTCAGCAGTCTGATCTATAACATGTCGCGCTATCTGGGGGCTCCCTCGCGGGAGATTCCCGGACTGTTGCACCGCATCGATACCGAGTACCACAAGCGGGTCGAGGCGGTGGATTTCACGGTTAAGCATGATGACGGCCAGGAGCCCCGTCACCTCTACAAGGCCGACCTGGTTCTGGTGGGGGTTTCCCGGTCGTCCAAGACCCCCCTTTCCATGTATCTGGCCCACAAAGGATACAAGGTGGCCAACGTGCCGCTGGTCAAGGGGATCGCCCCCCCGGAGGAGCTGTTTCAGATCGACCAGACCAAGATCGTGGGACTGGTCATCGATACCCGGCGTCTGGTGGAGATTCGCACCTCACGGCTGCTCAACATGCGGCAGAGCCCCCGCGGGAGTTATGCCGATTACCAGCAGGTTGAGGATGAAGTGGAGTACTGCAAGAGGCTGTACCGGCAGCACCCGGACTGGATGACCATAGATGTGACCAACAAATCGGTGGAGGAGGCGGCATCCGAAATAATGCGCCGCATGGATGAGTTGTCCGCCTATTAG